A single genomic interval of Luteolibacter arcticus harbors:
- the aqpZ gene encoding aquaporin Z produces the protein MKSYVAEFFGTFWLVLGGCGSAVLAAGYPELGIGFVGVSFAFGLTVLTMAYAIGHISGCHLNPAVTVGLWMGGRFPAAKVMPYIGAQVAGGIAGALILYIIASGKAGFDVRAGFASNGYGAHSPDGYTLAAALVTEVVMTMMFLFIILGSTDKRAPAGMAPIAIGLGLTLIHLISIPVTNTSVNPARSTAVAVFAGGPALAQLWLFWVAPIIGGVLGAVIYKFVGSDDRK, from the coding sequence ATGAAATCGTATGTAGCAGAGTTTTTCGGCACCTTCTGGCTGGTGCTTGGCGGGTGCGGCAGCGCGGTGCTGGCGGCGGGGTATCCCGAGCTCGGCATCGGCTTCGTTGGGGTGTCATTCGCCTTCGGCCTGACGGTGCTGACCATGGCCTACGCCATTGGTCACATCTCCGGCTGCCACCTGAATCCCGCCGTGACGGTCGGCCTGTGGATGGGCGGGCGCTTCCCCGCGGCGAAGGTCATGCCCTACATCGGCGCGCAGGTCGCTGGGGGGATCGCAGGGGCGCTGATCCTCTACATCATCGCTTCGGGAAAGGCGGGATTCGACGTCCGGGCAGGTTTCGCCTCGAATGGCTACGGAGCCCATTCGCCGGATGGGTATACGCTGGCCGCCGCCTTGGTGACGGAGGTCGTGATGACCATGATGTTCCTCTTCATCATCCTCGGCTCCACCGACAAGCGCGCTCCGGCCGGCATGGCGCCGATTGCCATCGGCCTCGGCCTCACGCTCATCCACCTTATCAGCATCCCGGTCACGAACACCTCGGTGAATCCCGCCCGCAGCACCGCCGTCGCGGTCTTCGCCGGTGGCCCGGCGCTGGCCCAGCTCTGGCTGTTCTGGGTCGCCCCCATCATCGGCGGCGTGCTCGGGGCGGTGATCTACAAGTTCGTCGGCTCGGATGACCGGAAATAG
- a CDS encoding AraC family transcriptional regulator, protein MRGIRETIHPPGGHSFRLLEWSQSLREVDSVISPGRTVRVPGAGNHWHFHPEMELTLFHTGQGTRFVGDHIGPFAAGDLVLLGERLPHYWHPKGASSGISVQWHFPDDHPFWGFPENLVLAELFKRSGHGISITGKTAEAVSSLMGELTKSMGTGQLGIFLIILARLGRASGRDLRLLSASAFNLPSESAHQAAMAKAVRHLIASFRDEVHLEDVLKITGMSRATFARQFKRHSGHSFSGFLNRLRLQAACRELEKSDRGILDISLACGFPHVSFFNRLFRREMRCNPTDYRKRSRARKA, encoded by the coding sequence ATGCGCGGCATTCGCGAAACGATCCATCCGCCCGGCGGACATTCCTTCCGGTTGCTCGAGTGGAGCCAAAGCCTGCGGGAAGTGGACTCGGTGATCTCCCCGGGCCGGACCGTGCGCGTCCCCGGAGCGGGGAATCATTGGCACTTTCATCCGGAAATGGAGCTGACCCTTTTCCATACCGGCCAAGGCACCCGTTTCGTCGGCGATCACATCGGCCCCTTCGCGGCCGGGGATCTGGTTCTGTTAGGAGAAAGATTGCCCCACTACTGGCACCCGAAAGGCGCCTCCAGCGGGATCTCCGTCCAATGGCATTTCCCGGACGACCATCCATTCTGGGGATTCCCCGAGAACCTCGTGTTGGCCGAGCTTTTCAAGCGGTCTGGCCACGGCATTTCCATCACGGGAAAAACCGCGGAAGCAGTCTCCTCGCTGATGGGGGAACTCACCAAAAGCATGGGCACCGGTCAGCTCGGGATCTTCCTGATCATCCTGGCGCGCCTGGGCAGAGCCTCCGGCCGGGATCTGCGCCTCCTTTCGGCAAGCGCCTTCAATCTGCCATCCGAGTCCGCCCATCAGGCCGCGATGGCCAAGGCGGTGCGGCATCTGATCGCGAGTTTCCGGGACGAGGTCCATCTGGAGGATGTGCTCAAGATCACCGGGATGAGCCGCGCGACCTTTGCCCGGCAGTTCAAGAGACACTCGGGCCACTCCTTTAGCGGCTTCCTCAATCGGCTGCGACTCCAGGCTGCCTGCCGGGAGTTGGAGAAGAGCGACCGCGGGATCCTCGACATCTCCCTGGCCTGTGGATTTCCCCACGTCTCTTTTTTCAACCGTCTGTTCCGGCGGGAAATGAGGTGCAACCCCACGGACTACCGGAAGCGATCGCGGGCACGGAAGGCATGA
- a CDS encoding MATE family efflux transporter, producing the protein MKPGATIEASERAVPEVRLAGRLGGMSLTRQVAVLAVWPLLENVLAFCVGFTDLLISGRIADGPASVPILDAMGLGGYVGWFFNILQGAVATGVMALVSRATGARDPDLARRGLGQGLYLGIAAGVLSLLALHFGIPALIRGVGLSPAAAIHAEAFLRVLALSGPVSGAMFAINAALRGAGDTRTPFIAMLVVNLVNMAVSWWLAIEQGHGVAGIAWGTVTGWISGLVVVSVVLMRRNGLLAWSLAGLRPHRETLGRILRVGAPQSLEIGFMWAIHAYGIHVIATLPGEANLGAHILAIRVESMSFLPGWAIGTAGAALAGQYLGAGSKEMAVRAVRLCWKIAAVLMGAIGILFIFGRDELIALMAPKSDLHQHLASPLVLICAAAQPFFATCIILKTSMRGAGATTTVMRWSFGSMIFYRIGMMWLLKDQPWFDLRVVWVIFSLDLVTQALVFARVHFRGKWLDARV; encoded by the coding sequence ATGAAACCCGGTGCCACCATCGAAGCGAGCGAGCGCGCGGTGCCGGAAGTCAGGCTGGCAGGGCGGCTCGGGGGCATGTCCCTCACGCGGCAGGTCGCGGTGCTGGCGGTCTGGCCGCTGCTGGAGAACGTCCTCGCCTTCTGCGTCGGCTTCACCGACCTGCTGATCTCCGGCCGCATCGCCGACGGGCCGGCCAGCGTGCCGATTCTCGATGCGATGGGCCTCGGCGGCTACGTCGGGTGGTTTTTCAATATCCTCCAAGGTGCGGTGGCGACCGGCGTGATGGCGCTTGTCTCGCGAGCGACCGGGGCCCGCGATCCCGATCTCGCGCGGCGTGGCCTCGGCCAAGGGCTTTACCTCGGCATCGCCGCCGGGGTGCTGTCGCTGCTCGCCCTGCATTTCGGCATTCCCGCGCTGATCCGCGGCGTCGGGCTGTCACCGGCGGCCGCAATCCACGCCGAGGCCTTCCTCCGCGTGCTCGCCCTGTCCGGGCCGGTCAGCGGCGCGATGTTCGCGATCAATGCGGCCCTGCGCGGGGCAGGGGATACCCGCACGCCCTTCATCGCCATGCTGGTGGTGAATCTGGTGAACATGGCGGTGAGCTGGTGGCTGGCGATCGAGCAGGGTCATGGCGTGGCCGGCATCGCCTGGGGCACGGTCACGGGCTGGATTTCCGGTCTCGTGGTCGTTTCGGTGGTGCTGATGCGGAGAAACGGCCTGCTTGCCTGGAGCCTCGCAGGCCTGCGGCCGCACCGCGAAACGCTCGGCCGCATCCTCCGGGTCGGCGCGCCGCAATCGCTGGAAATCGGCTTCATGTGGGCGATTCACGCGTATGGCATCCACGTCATCGCCACCCTGCCGGGCGAGGCGAATCTGGGCGCGCACATCCTGGCCATCCGGGTCGAGTCGATGAGCTTCCTGCCAGGCTGGGCGATCGGCACTGCCGGCGCGGCCCTAGCCGGCCAATACCTCGGCGCGGGTTCCAAGGAGATGGCGGTCCGCGCCGTGCGCTTGTGCTGGAAAATCGCCGCCGTGCTGATGGGGGCCATCGGCATCCTCTTCATCTTCGGCCGCGACGAGCTGATCGCGCTGATGGCGCCGAAAAGCGACCTCCACCAACACCTCGCCTCCCCGCTGGTGCTGATCTGCGCCGCCGCCCAGCCGTTCTTCGCCACCTGCATCATCCTGAAAACCTCGATGCGCGGCGCGGGGGCCACCACCACCGTCATGCGCTGGTCGTTTGGCAGCATGATCTTCTACCGCATCGGTATGATGTGGCTGCTCAAGGACCAGCCGTGGTTCGACCTGCGGGTCGTGTGGGTGATCTTTTCGCTCGATCTCGTTACCCAGGCGCTGGTCTTCGCCCGGGTCCATTTTCGCGGGAAATGGCTGGACGCGAGGGTGTAG
- the obgE gene encoding GTPase ObgE produces the protein MFIDHIRIFAKAGDGGNGAVSFRREKFVPRGGPDGGDGGKGGDVILIVDPSTDNLRQFHYDPKLIAKKGVNGGGVRKTGKGGDTVIAKVPPGTVVYKSNAVTVQEAVEFERGDEGIDLEPVADLTEYGQKFVLCKGGKGGMGNSNFATPTHRTPTESTPGEEGESGVYYLELRRIADAGLVGFPNAGKSTLLGKLSHAHPKVAAYPFTTLQPSVGVVEFGGFRRCTVADIPGLIEGAHENRGLGHEFLRHITRCRVLLFVVDIAGSEGRDPISDIQILRKEISEYDEELARFPWMIIANKMDIDGAAENLDLLEKRFPKVKVIPISAELEEGLDALKLYLDDEVGYRV, from the coding sequence ATGTTCATCGACCATATCCGCATCTTTGCCAAAGCTGGCGACGGAGGGAACGGAGCCGTTTCGTTCCGTCGGGAGAAATTCGTGCCCCGCGGCGGCCCGGATGGCGGCGATGGCGGGAAAGGCGGCGACGTGATCCTGATCGTGGACCCGTCCACCGACAATCTCCGGCAGTTCCACTACGACCCGAAGCTGATTGCCAAGAAGGGCGTCAATGGCGGCGGCGTGCGCAAGACCGGCAAGGGCGGCGACACCGTCATCGCGAAGGTCCCGCCCGGCACCGTGGTCTATAAGAGCAATGCGGTGACCGTTCAGGAAGCGGTCGAATTCGAGCGCGGCGACGAGGGCATCGACCTCGAGCCAGTCGCCGACCTGACCGAGTACGGCCAGAAATTCGTCCTCTGCAAGGGCGGCAAGGGCGGGATGGGCAACTCGAACTTCGCCACCCCGACCCACCGCACGCCGACCGAATCGACGCCCGGTGAAGAGGGCGAATCCGGCGTCTATTACCTCGAGCTCCGCCGCATCGCCGACGCCGGCCTGGTCGGCTTCCCGAATGCCGGCAAATCGACGCTGCTCGGCAAGCTATCCCACGCCCACCCGAAGGTCGCGGCGTATCCCTTCACCACGCTCCAGCCGTCGGTCGGCGTCGTCGAGTTCGGTGGCTTCCGCCGCTGCACGGTGGCGGACATTCCCGGCCTCATCGAGGGCGCGCATGAGAACCGCGGCCTCGGGCACGAGTTCCTGCGTCACATCACCCGCTGCCGTGTGCTGCTGTTTGTCGTCGACATCGCCGGCAGCGAAGGCCGCGACCCGATTTCCGACATCCAGATCCTGCGCAAGGAGATCAGCGAGTATGATGAAGAACTCGCCCGCTTCCCGTGGATGATCATCGCCAACAAGATGGACATCGATGGTGCCGCCGAGAATCTGGATCTCCTGGAGAAGCGCTTCCCGAAGGTGAAGGTCATCCCTATTTCGGCCGAATTGGAGGAGGGGCTGGATGCGCTGAAGCTCTACCTTGATGACGAGGTGGGGTACCGGGTGTAA
- a CDS encoding gamma-glutamylcyclotransferase family protein, with amino-acid sequence MSDDISGELVFVYGTLRRGGSNAFRMDGAEFVASGKVVGKLYAITWYPGLVLERGPETVDGDLFRVGPDQLTALDEFEGISANEIEGAEYRRVKAEVTTGDNEVILAWSYEWKGPVEESKRVLSGDWLKAHPTR; translated from the coding sequence ATGTCCGACGACATCTCCGGCGAGCTGGTCTTCGTCTACGGCACGCTGCGCCGCGGCGGGTCGAATGCCTTCCGCATGGATGGTGCGGAGTTCGTCGCGAGCGGGAAGGTCGTGGGGAAGCTCTATGCGATTACTTGGTATCCCGGACTGGTGCTGGAGCGTGGACCGGAAACCGTGGACGGCGATCTTTTCCGCGTCGGCCCGGATCAACTCACTGCGCTCGATGAGTTCGAGGGGATCTCCGCGAACGAGATCGAAGGGGCGGAGTACCGGCGGGTGAAAGCTGAGGTCACGACCGGGGACAACGAAGTTATCCTTGCATGGTCCTACGAATGGAAGGGTCCGGTGGAAGAGTCCAAGCGAGTTCTCTCCGGCGATTGGTTGAAGGCACATCCCACGAGGTAG
- a CDS encoding gamma-glutamylcyclotransferase family protein, translating into MSDDIAGELAFVYGRLRRGGSNAFRMDGAEFIGNGTVQGTLYKLPGGPALVMEEAASSRVIGELYRLNPRHLVMLDELGGPPSEATGSGGFCRGRVLVHSLPDVEDSREAWTWAWTGAVDPAQSIQSGDWFDEEPPRPFDPQPLYPWFTWISLVCLLCFPLCLVGSFLNHSPSSLARLAQVLMNVFGALAPFAALSSLWLAKRRGESDVLFGCLFLMSFAASGLILIGLCLTLIEAFRR; encoded by the coding sequence ATGTCCGACGACATCGCCGGAGAGTTGGCCTTCGTTTACGGCAGATTGCGTCGTGGCGGCTCGAATGCCTTCCGCATGGATGGCGCGGAGTTCATCGGCAATGGGACCGTGCAGGGCACGCTTTACAAGCTGCCGGGAGGACCCGCGCTCGTCATGGAAGAGGCTGCCTCCTCCCGTGTGATCGGAGAACTCTATCGGCTCAATCCCAGGCATCTGGTGATGCTAGATGAGCTTGGAGGACCTCCCTCGGAGGCGACTGGCAGTGGCGGGTTCTGTAGAGGCCGGGTCCTGGTCCACTCCCTCCCTGACGTTGAAGATTCCCGGGAAGCCTGGACTTGGGCTTGGACCGGCGCGGTCGATCCCGCGCAATCGATCCAATCCGGGGATTGGTTCGATGAAGAACCTCCCCGTCCATTCGATCCCCAGCCGCTGTATCCATGGTTCACGTGGATCAGCCTGGTTTGTCTCCTATGCTTTCCCTTGTGTTTGGTCGGGAGTTTCTTAAATCATTCACCAAGTTCACTTGCTCGTCTTGCCCAGGTCTTAATGAACGTGTTTGGTGCGCTTGCGCCGTTTGCAGCGCTGTCTTCGCTCTGGCTTGCGAAGCGTCGGGGAGAGAGCGACGTCCTTTTCGGGTGTCTCTTCCTCATGTCTTTCGCGGCGAGCGGGCTTATCCTGATCGGCTTATGCCTGACGCTGATCGAGGCATTCCGCCGGTAG
- a CDS encoding PVC-type heme-binding CxxCH protein: protein MQAIRLTLLLPLAALGALLAKPLITPKPEARRLEVLFFGAPTANGPGHDPVTRYRMIKRTLGTEGIDFTYTQDPSEALSSETLAKYDALLMYGNWEQNGPMPPNQLKALKDYVEGGGAFLPIHCASACYGGSPDFIKLVGGRFKSHTDGTFKVTNVNKSHPVMRDYGGFSAWDETYVHDQHGDDRVVLEKRDQEPWTWVREQGKGRVFYTAAGHDHRVWDLPEYQDLLKRAIFWSVGAEKYKKLQALKLPKLEQEKVEMPGYLKRKLITSAQKPLSPEDSMKLAQVPVGFELSLFASEPDIVNPIFVNWDHKGRAFVIQTVDYPNNLHAGNLGNDKIIICEDRDKDGRADKFTTFADKLSIPTSLVFANGGVICTNGSEMLFLQDTNGDDKADVRKVLFSGFNMGDTHAGVSNLRYGHDGWIYATIGYSGFRGTVGGKQHQFNQGVFRFKPDGSAMEYLQPTTNNTWGFGTTSDFDLMGSTANGNPSFYLTFPEATYASAGLKAPRTPRADDNPIFSPSSADIRQVDQFEKYTAGAGHAFYTAERFPEDWRERTAFVTEGTGKLVGTFDIIQKSAGYKAVQRFNNIYNSADAWSGPVCAETGPDGAVWICDWYNLIIQHNPTPNKQSSGLDAKNGKGNAYETPLRDTQYGRVYRVYPKGSADDANPNLDPAKPDSLLAGLDHPNLFWRLHAQRLIVEGGMKDLAAKLGSLAAAGTRGSAHAVYALAQLGVLDASTASIALKSNVRAVQRAGITVATPQQLKEAYLVGGKIDVKGDRELAEALVSLSRLPENDADLGKALFTLITTDEPRISGDITLKDAWQIAANRNAASVTAAAKAAGFAADSEQQQMPNLLPNPDFSEVSNGQPAGWTDLRTYGGGSGMAKLTSSPQGRNGSLGLSISSSGPIDAGAAVTVPVKRRTPYRLSAWVKTIDHKPNANGPGALLNVHGGERTNSVKGTADWTQVSTDIDSGDRNEFLIHCLFGGYGGGTGTVIYDDVSLTEIPGGSGAKGMLAALAAKAGGAPDPTAVVKKFKPDAEVHKRGAEVYGMTCIACHQPTGTGMEGAFPPLDASEWLTGDPSVPIRVVIGGLIGPVKVAGHDYNSVMPPHVDLDDQKISDVLTYARQSWSNDAAPVTPAQVKEIRDKYKGRTTPWTAKELGH from the coding sequence ATGCAAGCCATCCGCTTAACCCTGCTCCTGCCACTGGCCGCCCTCGGGGCGCTATTGGCCAAGCCGCTCATCACTCCCAAACCGGAGGCGCGGCGACTTGAAGTCCTGTTCTTCGGTGCCCCCACGGCCAACGGCCCGGGCCACGATCCCGTCACCCGCTACCGCATGATCAAGCGCACGCTGGGCACCGAGGGCATCGACTTCACCTACACCCAGGACCCCTCCGAAGCGCTCAGTTCAGAGACCCTCGCCAAGTACGACGCGCTGCTGATGTACGGGAACTGGGAGCAGAATGGCCCCATGCCGCCCAATCAGTTGAAGGCGCTCAAGGACTACGTCGAGGGCGGTGGTGCCTTCCTGCCCATCCACTGCGCGTCGGCCTGCTACGGCGGCTCGCCGGACTTCATCAAGCTCGTCGGCGGTCGCTTCAAGAGCCACACCGACGGGACCTTCAAGGTCACCAACGTCAACAAGAGCCACCCGGTCATGCGCGACTACGGTGGCTTCTCGGCCTGGGATGAAACCTACGTGCACGACCAGCACGGCGACGACCGCGTGGTCCTCGAAAAGCGCGACCAGGAACCATGGACCTGGGTCCGCGAACAGGGCAAGGGCCGCGTCTTCTATACTGCCGCCGGCCACGACCATCGCGTGTGGGATTTGCCAGAGTATCAGGACCTCCTCAAGCGAGCCATCTTCTGGAGCGTGGGCGCGGAGAAATACAAGAAGCTGCAGGCTCTCAAGCTGCCCAAGCTGGAGCAGGAAAAGGTCGAGATGCCCGGCTACCTGAAGCGCAAGCTCATCACCTCCGCGCAGAAGCCGCTGTCTCCTGAGGACTCGATGAAACTGGCGCAGGTGCCGGTCGGCTTCGAGCTGTCGCTGTTCGCCAGCGAGCCGGACATCGTGAACCCGATCTTCGTGAATTGGGACCACAAGGGCCGCGCGTTCGTCATCCAGACCGTCGATTACCCGAACAACCTCCACGCCGGCAACCTGGGCAATGACAAGATCATCATCTGCGAGGACCGCGACAAGGACGGCCGCGCCGACAAGTTCACCACCTTCGCCGACAAGCTCTCGATCCCGACCTCGCTGGTCTTCGCCAATGGCGGCGTGATCTGCACCAACGGCTCGGAGATGCTGTTCCTCCAAGACACCAACGGCGACGACAAGGCCGACGTCCGCAAGGTGCTCTTCTCCGGCTTCAACATGGGCGACACCCACGCCGGCGTGTCGAACCTCCGCTACGGCCATGACGGCTGGATCTACGCCACCATCGGCTACTCGGGTTTCCGCGGCACCGTCGGTGGCAAGCAGCATCAGTTCAACCAGGGAGTGTTCCGCTTCAAGCCGGACGGCTCCGCAATGGAATACCTCCAGCCGACCACCAACAATACTTGGGGCTTCGGCACCACCTCGGACTTCGACCTGATGGGCTCGACCGCCAACGGCAACCCGTCCTTCTACCTGACCTTCCCCGAGGCCACCTACGCCTCCGCCGGCTTGAAAGCGCCGCGCACCCCGCGGGCGGATGACAATCCGATCTTCAGCCCCAGCTCCGCGGACATCCGCCAGGTGGACCAGTTCGAGAAATACACCGCCGGCGCAGGCCACGCCTTCTACACCGCCGAGCGTTTTCCAGAAGACTGGCGCGAGCGCACCGCCTTCGTCACGGAAGGCACCGGCAAGCTCGTCGGCACCTTCGACATCATCCAGAAGAGCGCCGGCTACAAGGCCGTCCAGCGCTTCAACAACATCTACAACAGCGCCGATGCCTGGTCCGGCCCGGTCTGTGCGGAAACCGGCCCCGATGGCGCGGTGTGGATCTGCGACTGGTACAACCTGATCATCCAGCACAACCCGACGCCGAACAAGCAGTCGTCCGGCCTCGACGCCAAGAACGGCAAGGGCAACGCCTACGAGACCCCGCTGCGCGACACCCAGTATGGTCGGGTCTACCGCGTCTATCCGAAGGGCTCCGCGGATGATGCGAACCCGAACCTCGACCCCGCCAAGCCGGACAGCCTGCTCGCCGGGCTGGATCACCCGAACCTCTTCTGGCGCCTGCACGCCCAGCGCTTGATCGTGGAAGGCGGCATGAAGGACCTCGCCGCGAAGCTCGGTTCGCTCGCCGCTGCCGGCACCCGCGGCTCCGCCCACGCGGTGTATGCCCTCGCCCAGCTTGGCGTGCTCGACGCCTCGACTGCGAGCATCGCGCTCAAGTCCAACGTCCGCGCCGTCCAGCGCGCCGGCATCACGGTGGCGACGCCACAGCAGTTGAAGGAAGCCTACCTCGTCGGCGGCAAGATCGACGTAAAGGGCGACCGTGAACTCGCCGAGGCCCTCGTGTCCTTGTCCCGCCTCCCGGAGAACGATGCGGATCTCGGCAAGGCGCTCTTCACGCTCATCACCACGGATGAGCCACGCATCAGCGGCGACATTACGCTCAAGGATGCCTGGCAGATCGCCGCGAACCGCAATGCCGCCAGCGTGACCGCCGCCGCCAAGGCTGCTGGCTTCGCCGCCGACAGCGAGCAACAGCAAATGCCGAACCTGCTGCCGAATCCTGACTTCTCCGAAGTCTCCAACGGCCAACCGGCTGGCTGGACCGATCTCCGAACCTACGGCGGTGGCAGCGGCATGGCAAAGCTGACCAGCTCGCCGCAAGGCCGCAACGGTTCGCTGGGGCTGTCGATTTCCTCCAGCGGTCCGATCGATGCCGGTGCCGCAGTGACCGTCCCCGTCAAGCGCCGCACCCCCTACCGCCTCTCGGCTTGGGTCAAGACCATCGACCACAAGCCCAATGCCAACGGCCCCGGAGCCCTGCTCAATGTCCACGGCGGCGAACGCACCAACAGCGTGAAGGGCACCGCCGACTGGACCCAGGTCTCCACCGACATCGACTCTGGCGACCGCAATGAATTCCTCATCCACTGCCTCTTCGGCGGCTACGGCGGCGGCACCGGCACCGTGATCTACGACGACGTCTCGCTGACCGAAATCCCCGGCGGCAGCGGAGCCAAGGGCATGCTCGCCGCACTGGCCGCCAAGGCCGGAGGCGCTCCGGACCCGACCGCGGTGGTGAAGAAATTCAAGCCCGACGCCGAAGTCCACAAGCGTGGTGCCGAAGTCTATGGCATGACCTGCATTGCCTGCCACCAGCCGACCGGCACTGGCATGGAAGGTGCCTTCCCTCCGCTCGATGCCTCCGAGTGGCTCACCGGTGATCCGAGCGTGCCAATCCGCGTCGTCATCGGTGGCCTGATCGGTCCCGTCAAGGTGGCCGGCCACGACTACAACAGCGTGATGCCTCCGCATGTGGATCTGGATGATCAAAAGATCTCCGACGTCCTGACCTACGCCCGCCAAAGCTGGTCGAACGACGCCGCCCCGGTCACCCCGGCGCAGGTGAAGGAGATCCGCGACAAATACAAGGGCCGCACCACCCCGTGGACGGCCAAGGAGCTGGGTCACTGA